A single window of Sander lucioperca isolate FBNREF2018 chromosome 22, SLUC_FBN_1.2, whole genome shotgun sequence DNA harbors:
- the LOC116057999 gene encoding ribonuclease P protein subunit p30-like yields MSVFMDLNVNYTADKSQLQSLIETAAHLGFSTVAINYVFEPTVKKKQEIPAPTAISELMDPLPVVQGRSRPIRVLNRLTIVMSDASHFRPTAVEYRRFDLLAVQPTTEKLFHAACMIYDVDIICISVTEKLPFFFKRAPVNGAIERGLVFEVSYSAAIRDSTRRRYTIANAVCLMETCKGKSVILSSAAEKPLDLRGPYDITNLGLLFGLSDGEAKEAVSSTCRSVVLHAETRKTASGIIYTVKSCSDSPPADCEAPPAKRARPQ; encoded by the exons ATGTCTGTGTTCATGGATTTAAATGTGAACTACACGGCCGATAAGAGCCAGCTCCAGAGTTTGATAGAGACAGCAGCTCACC TCGGTTTCTCTACAGTCGCCATCAACTACGTGTTCGAACCAACGGTCAAAAAGAAACAG GAAATTCCCGCCCCGACGGCGATCAGCGAGCTGATGGATCCGCTGCCCGTCGTACAG GGTCGCTCCCGGCCAATCAGAGTGCTGAACAGACTGACCATCGTGATGTCAGACGCCAGTCACTTT aggcCAACTGCTGTGGAGTATCGGCGTTTCGACCTGCTGGCCGTCCAGCCGACCACAGAGAAGCTCTTCCAT gcagcCTGTATGATATATGATGTAGACATCATCTGTATCTCAGTGACAGAGAAACTTCCCTTCTTCTTCAAGAGAGCGCCGGTCAACGGG gccaTAGAGAGGGGTCTGGTGTTTGAGGTGTCCTACTCTGCAGCCATCAGAGACTCCACCAGGAGGCGCTACACCATCGCCAACGCCGTGTGCCTGATGGAGACCTGCAAAGGGAAG agtgTGATCCTGTCCAGCGCTGCGGAGAAG ccTCTGGATCTCAGAGGGCCCTATGACATCACCAACCT AGGTTTGTTGTTCGGTTTGTCAGACGGAGAAGCGAAGGAAGCCGTCTCCTCCACGTGTCGATCGGTCGTTCTCCACGCAG AAACCAGGAAGACGGCGAGCGGGATCATCTACACCGTGAAGAGCTGCAGTGATTCGCCGCCTGCAGACT GTGAGGCTCCCCCAGCCAAGAGAGCCCGGCCTCAGTGA